The Lysinibacillus pakistanensis genome includes a window with the following:
- the fliJ gene encoding flagellar export protein FliJ codes for MVNYIYRFEKVLTIREQEKNETEIAYKDSVRSFEEIATRLYELLKKKEDLIDFQQERLAVGSSIEEIHHYARFIDSLEKTIVDVQQKVVQARSKMNWYEEKLLEKNLEVRKFEKMREKDFKLFQQEQDRIEGIFLDEISTLTYNKREIR; via the coding sequence ATGGTGAATTATATATATCGTTTTGAAAAAGTGTTAACCATTCGTGAACAAGAAAAAAATGAAACGGAAATAGCTTATAAAGATTCTGTTCGTTCTTTTGAAGAAATAGCAACTAGGCTGTATGAGCTGTTGAAAAAGAAAGAGGATTTAATTGACTTTCAACAAGAGCGCTTAGCTGTTGGCTCATCTATAGAGGAGATTCATCATTATGCGAGATTTATTGATAGCCTCGAAAAAACAATTGTAGATGTACAACAAAAGGTAGTGCAAGCACGTTCAAAAATGAATTGGTACGAAGAAAAACTGTTAGAAAAAAACTTGGAAGTACGTAAATTTGAAAAAATGCGAGAAAAGGATTTTAAGTTATTCCAGCAAGAGCAAGATCGGATTGAAGGTATTTTCTTAGACGAAATTTCAACCCTTACGTATAACAAGAGAGAAATCAGGTGA
- a CDS encoding MotE family protein codes for MAKKENRLSMELAEQQPKRKSGGFRKFFTWFVIPIMFVVAVLLVVATLMNTNVFDLGKKAFESLPFVPSEEQQAKDAVVNNDSKLVNLQAEIKEKEAEIAQLQKKLDTTATEKEKLLTEKEQLQFEIEKLNREQNDSKRDFNDILITFDKMSPKAAAPVLIKMSDAEALRILTNLKPDKLAAILEKMSPENAAKYTEMMAKQ; via the coding sequence ATGGCGAAAAAGGAAAATCGACTTTCAATGGAATTAGCAGAGCAACAACCAAAGCGTAAATCAGGAGGCTTTCGAAAGTTTTTCACCTGGTTTGTCATACCTATTATGTTTGTGGTAGCCGTGTTACTTGTTGTAGCAACGCTAATGAATACGAATGTCTTTGATTTAGGAAAGAAAGCTTTTGAAAGCTTGCCATTTGTTCCTTCAGAAGAACAGCAGGCAAAAGATGCAGTCGTTAACAACGATTCAAAACTTGTAAATCTACAAGCTGAAATAAAAGAAAAAGAAGCTGAAATTGCACAGTTACAAAAGAAATTGGATACTACAGCGACTGAAAAGGAAAAATTATTGACAGAAAAAGAACAGCTCCAATTTGAAATTGAAAAACTAAATAGAGAACAAAATGATTCGAAGCGAGATTTTAATGATATTTTAATAACATTCGATAAAATGTCTCCTAAAGCTGCAGCACCAGTATTAATCAAAATGAGTGATGCTGAAGCGCTTCGTATTTTAACAAATTTAAAGCCAGATAAATTAGCAGCTATTTTAGAAAAAATGAGCCCTGAGAATGCAGCTAAATATACGGAAATGATGGCTAAACAATAA
- a CDS encoding flagellar hook-length control protein FliK, producing the protein MDVAMMQMISKAMPPKTAATATNSGSDVKASGGSKNDNLSAFGSVFGQIMSASNQTTQPAQQTAAGEINQLAAVLNAESIEEVLDLLDIPHDDGLLMLQIGEDGKAVAMDEMLNLENLMGALGIDSEQLQKLVQKLLGEDKEAKDVWELLALVDVQAPVLQAQVVTALQGEGQVTPKEATQLLQVLKLAQLVGQKTDLTAPQENLLTNVKSLLTVLQTNVETIQTTPQVTTKTTVTLPLQGFQHVVQQVQVTKQTDTSANEMVTANTVQTKADTFQVTLPAAKPAQSEALLKEMQAIMNKAQISNVQGITRLTLKLYPENLGTIRIELVQNDGVLTARLLASTAHGRELLDSQAHQLKQAFVQQNIQIERLDIAQSLQDADRQQRDQSFFSNFFKQQQQEEQEQSTEDDDEGKSFNDYLISEEV; encoded by the coding sequence ATGGATGTAGCAATGATGCAAATGATATCCAAAGCAATGCCACCTAAAACAGCGGCTACTGCTACAAACAGTGGTTCTGATGTTAAAGCTAGTGGAGGTTCAAAGAATGATAATCTATCTGCATTTGGATCAGTTTTTGGACAAATTATGTCTGCTTCAAATCAAACAACTCAGCCTGCACAACAAACAGCAGCAGGTGAGATTAATCAATTAGCAGCTGTTCTAAACGCTGAATCAATTGAGGAAGTACTTGACTTACTAGATATTCCACATGATGATGGTCTGTTAATGCTTCAAATTGGTGAAGATGGTAAAGCTGTTGCAATGGATGAAATGCTCAATCTTGAGAATTTAATGGGTGCATTAGGCATTGATTCTGAACAGCTTCAAAAATTAGTACAGAAGTTGCTAGGTGAGGATAAAGAAGCAAAGGATGTTTGGGAGCTATTAGCATTAGTAGATGTTCAGGCACCTGTACTACAGGCACAAGTAGTTACTGCTTTACAGGGTGAGGGACAGGTTACACCAAAAGAGGCCACACAATTACTTCAAGTTTTAAAATTAGCACAATTAGTTGGACAAAAAACAGATTTAACAGCTCCACAAGAAAATTTACTAACAAATGTTAAAAGCCTTTTAACAGTGCTACAAACGAATGTAGAGACGATTCAAACTACACCACAGGTAACAACAAAAACAACTGTAACTCTTCCATTGCAGGGCTTTCAACATGTGGTTCAGCAGGTTCAGGTAACAAAGCAGACTGACACAAGCGCCAATGAAATGGTAACGGCTAATACAGTTCAAACAAAAGCTGATACATTCCAAGTGACGTTGCCAGCAGCAAAACCTGCACAATCCGAGGCATTATTAAAAGAGATGCAAGCTATCATGAATAAAGCACAAATTTCCAATGTACAGGGAATTACACGTTTAACATTAAAATTGTATCCTGAGAATTTAGGAACAATTCGGATTGAACTAGTGCAAAATGATGGAGTTCTTACAGCTCGACTACTTGCTTCAACAGCACATGGACGTGAATTACTGGATAGTCAAGCACATCAGTTAAAGCAAGCATTTGTTCAGCAGAATATCCAAATTGAACGTCTAGATATTGCTCAATCCCTACAAGATGCAGACCGTCAACAAAGAGATCAAAGCTTCTTTAGCAATTTCTTTAAGCAGCAACAGCAAGAAGAGCAGGAGCAAAGCACCGAAGATGACGATGAAGGCAAGTCCTTTAATGACTATTTAATAAGTGAGGAGGTGTAA
- the flgD gene encoding flagellar hook assembly protein FlgD, producing MADATTKTENSSMSITDDLYYSNYKKPTRQTGNSELGKDAFLKLLITQLQHQDPTNPMDDREFISQMAQFSSLEQMQNMTKAMESLLASQQQTQMMNYSTFIGKEVKWHELTDKVDEDKKPIVNEGTGVIQSLKFVDGSVVFVLADGKEITPGNISAVLSGSATDSNSNGSVTESPLVQASKLIGKNVTYKDGEQELQGRIVSVSNKDGVIQYILDNEKRLTDKDFTVISE from the coding sequence ATGGCAGATGCAACAACAAAAACTGAAAACTCATCAATGTCAATAACGGATGATTTATATTATTCTAATTATAAAAAACCAACAAGACAAACAGGAAATAGTGAACTTGGCAAGGATGCATTTCTAAAATTACTGATTACACAATTACAACATCAAGATCCAACGAATCCAATGGATGACCGAGAGTTTATCTCACAGATGGCACAGTTTTCTTCATTAGAGCAAATGCAAAATATGACGAAAGCAATGGAGTCATTACTTGCCTCGCAGCAACAAACACAGATGATGAATTATTCAACCTTTATTGGTAAGGAAGTCAAATGGCACGAGTTAACTGACAAGGTAGATGAAGATAAAAAACCTATTGTCAATGAAGGAACCGGTGTTATCCAATCCCTGAAATTTGTAGATGGCAGTGTTGTATTTGTATTAGCGGATGGCAAAGAAATAACACCAGGTAATATTTCAGCCGTTTTAAGTGGTTCTGCAACGGATTCAAACAGTAACGGTTCAGTTACAGAATCGCCACTTGTACAAGCAAGCAAGTTGATTGGTAAAAATGTTACTTATAAAGATGGCGAACAAGAACTGCAAGGACGTATCGTTTCTGTTTCAAATAAAGATGGCGTTATACAATATATATTAGACAATGAGAAAAGGTTAACAGATAAGGATTTTACAGTAATAAGCGAATAA
- a CDS encoding TIGR02530 family flagellar biosynthesis protein, with translation MDKFSIHRVPLHPSIRQAQPSPIKSQQSFQAHLQEATKQQELKVSKHAQERIMERKIAISDQEWQVVSDKVFEAHSKGVKQPLVLMDQAALIVSAKNATVITAMDRTEARQQLFTNIDGTIVL, from the coding sequence ATGGATAAATTTTCAATTCATCGTGTACCATTGCATCCATCTATTCGCCAAGCACAGCCCTCGCCAATAAAATCACAGCAATCGTTCCAAGCTCATTTACAGGAGGCTACCAAACAACAAGAACTAAAAGTGAGCAAACATGCGCAAGAACGTATTATGGAGCGTAAAATAGCGATTTCTGATCAGGAATGGCAGGTTGTATCAGACAAGGTATTTGAGGCACATTCAAAAGGTGTCAAACAACCATTAGTCTTGATGGATCAAGCGGCTTTAATTGTCAGTGCTAAAAATGCTACTGTCATTACAGCAATGGATCGCACGGAGGCAAGGCAACAATTATTTACAAATATTGATGGCACCATTGTGCTTTAA
- a CDS encoding flagellar hook-basal body complex protein, producing MLRSMYSGISGLKNFQTKLDVVGNNIANVNTVGFKKGRVNFKDLMSQTQAGASAATATRGGVNPQQVGLGSQLAAIDTIHGGGSIQGTGRALDFAIEGDGFFMVADANGAPDPDSGFIDEEGFNNTLFTRNGIFYMDSNGYLVNADGKYLVGVSAGNDIVMEADDDGINPDDAPIASGDEGANLFNEDGELTPAAGTVGPIRIPTTAKEISVGPNGTIEYTDLNGQRKWAGQMIMAKFPNAGGLAKVGGNYYQQTANSGAAYAQVATVAGMGKVAPGAVEMSNVDLSEEFTEMIVAQRGFQANTRIITTSDEVLQELVNLKR from the coding sequence ATGTTACGTTCTATGTATTCAGGTATTTCAGGTCTTAAAAACTTTCAAACTAAACTAGATGTGGTTGGTAATAATATTGCCAATGTTAATACGGTTGGCTTTAAAAAAGGTCGTGTTAATTTCAAAGATTTAATGTCTCAAACACAAGCAGGTGCATCTGCTGCAACTGCTACACGTGGAGGAGTTAACCCTCAACAAGTAGGATTGGGTTCTCAATTAGCTGCCATTGATACGATTCATGGTGGTGGTTCTATACAAGGTACAGGACGTGCACTTGACTTCGCAATTGAAGGGGATGGCTTCTTTATGGTAGCTGATGCAAATGGTGCCCCAGACCCAGACAGTGGTTTTATTGATGAAGAAGGCTTCAACAACACTTTATTTACTCGAAACGGTATTTTCTACATGGATAGTAATGGCTACTTAGTTAATGCTGATGGTAAATACTTAGTGGGTGTATCTGCTGGGAATGATATTGTTATGGAAGCTGATGATGATGGCATAAATCCTGATGATGCACCAATCGCTTCAGGGGATGAAGGTGCTAACTTATTTAATGAAGATGGTGAATTAACACCTGCTGCTGGTACTGTAGGACCAATTCGTATTCCAACAACGGCTAAAGAGATTAGTGTAGGGCCTAATGGTACGATTGAATATACGGACTTAAACGGTCAACGTAAATGGGCAGGACAGATGATTATGGCTAAATTCCCGAATGCGGGGGGTCTTGCTAAGGTTGGTGGTAACTATTATCAACAAACAGCAAACTCTGGTGCCGCTTATGCACAAGTAGCAACTGTAGCAGGGATGGGGAAAGTGGCTCCTGGGGCTGTAGAAATGTCTAACGTTGATTTATCAGAAGAATTTACTGAGATGATTGTGGCACAACGTGGTTTCCAAGCAAATACTCGTATCATCACAACATCTGATGAAGTACTTCAAGAGCTAGTAAACTTAAAACGATAG
- a CDS encoding flagellar FlbD family protein, with protein sequence MIELTRLNGKAFTLNALYIETVESFPDTTITLTTGTKIIVLQSEDEVRQKVNAFYKNIQILSNPHLRGEEDEE encoded by the coding sequence ATGATTGAACTAACACGTCTAAATGGCAAAGCATTTACATTGAATGCTTTATACATAGAAACGGTCGAATCTTTTCCAGATACGACTATAACATTAACGACTGGAACCAAAATCATTGTTTTACAGAGTGAAGATGAGGTGCGACAAAAGGTAAATGCCTTTTATAAAAATATACAAATACTATCAAACCCGCATCTACGAGGTGAAGAAGATGAAGAATAA
- the fliL gene encoding flagellar basal body-associated protein FliL — protein MKNNKILTMIIIVLVAIILIGGIAVVLLTQFNKPAGSLEPSIDDIVKASVEVPEITTNLADNRVVRFSLTIQTSSKDAAEELTKRTFQVKNIVIQELSEMEQKDLEGKQGKQVFQKSLKTRINELMQEGEVQEIYFTSFITS, from the coding sequence ATGAAGAATAACAAAATTTTGACGATGATTATTATCGTACTAGTAGCAATCATACTTATCGGGGGGATTGCGGTTGTATTGCTAACCCAATTTAATAAGCCAGCTGGATCACTTGAACCATCGATTGATGACATCGTAAAAGCTTCTGTAGAGGTTCCGGAAATAACGACAAATCTCGCTGATAACAGAGTCGTACGTTTTTCGTTAACAATTCAAACATCCAGTAAAGATGCAGCAGAAGAATTAACGAAACGTACATTCCAAGTGAAAAATATTGTTATTCAGGAGCTTTCCGAAATGGAGCAAAAGGATTTAGAAGGTAAGCAAGGTAAACAAGTTTTCCAAAAATCATTAAAAACACGAATAAATGAATTGATGCAAGAGGGAGAAGTTCAGGAGATTTATTTCACCTCCTTTATCACTTCATAA
- the fliM gene encoding flagellar motor switch protein FliM yields MAGDVLSQSEIDALLSAISTGEMSADDIKKEDEGRKVKVYDFKRALRFSKDQIRSLTRIHENFARLLTTFFSAQLRSYVQITVASVDQIPFEEFVRSIPNMTLINVFEVPPLDGNILMEINPNIAYSMLDRLMGGSGSSHSNVDNLTEIETKIMTNLFERSFDNLREAWENVAEIDPILVELEVNPQFLQMISPNETVVVISLNTIIGETSGMINICIPHVVLEPIVPNLSVRYWMQTNTKEMSPEQTKMLETRVKQAQLPLTVELGNTDITIEDFLTMQVGDVIQLDQKIENPLMLKVGTLPKFTVQPGKQGKKLAIQIIDPLKGGDEDE; encoded by the coding sequence ATGGCAGGAGATGTGTTATCTCAATCCGAGATAGATGCGCTGCTTTCCGCAATATCAACTGGGGAAATGTCAGCGGACGACATAAAGAAAGAGGATGAGGGGCGTAAGGTTAAGGTCTATGATTTTAAACGAGCTCTGCGATTCTCAAAAGATCAAATCCGAAGTTTGACCCGAATACATGAAAATTTTGCACGACTACTGACAACCTTCTTTTCTGCACAGCTAAGAAGCTATGTGCAGATAACGGTTGCATCAGTGGACCAAATACCATTTGAAGAGTTTGTACGTTCGATTCCGAATATGACACTCATTAATGTGTTTGAAGTGCCACCATTAGATGGTAATATATTGATGGAAATAAATCCGAACATTGCCTACTCCATGCTAGATCGTTTAATGGGCGGTAGTGGATCAAGTCATAGTAATGTAGATAATTTAACAGAAATTGAAACGAAAATTATGACAAACCTATTCGAACGTTCATTTGATAATTTACGTGAAGCGTGGGAAAATGTTGCGGAAATTGATCCAATTTTAGTGGAGCTTGAGGTGAATCCTCAATTTTTACAAATGATTTCACCTAATGAAACAGTTGTTGTCATTTCTTTAAATACGATTATCGGTGAAACAAGTGGCATGATTAATATTTGTATTCCGCATGTCGTACTGGAACCTATTGTTCCAAATCTTTCTGTTCGTTACTGGATGCAAACAAATACGAAAGAGATGTCTCCAGAACAAACAAAAATGCTTGAAACGCGCGTTAAACAAGCGCAATTACCACTTACCGTTGAATTAGGTAATACAGATATCACGATTGAGGATTTCCTGACAATGCAAGTTGGGGATGTTATACAACTAGATCAAAAAATCGAAAATCCTTTAATGTTAAAAGTAGGTACACTACCGAAATTTACTGTTCAACCAGGTAAGCAAGGCAAAAAATTAGCAATCCAAATTATCGACCCTTTGAAAGGAGGAGACGAAGATGAGTGA
- the fliY gene encoding flagellar motor switch phosphatase FliY — protein sequence MSDEMLSQEEIEALLRGETLEDKNSGTEASTNDDMNDIRVEDYLDSFAQDALGEVGNISFGSSATALSALLGQKVDITTPSISMINRNKLEEEFPHPYVAVQVEYTIGLTGMNLLVIKQSDAAIIADLMLGGDGLNPKPDLGEIQLSAVQEAMNQMMGSAATSMSTVFNKKVDISPPTIDLMNISQNEGRENIPEDDLLVKVSFRLRIGNLIDSNLMQLLPLKFSQNIVKSLLGETQTIEEPVAATIAPEAPVAPQPVQPQAPATPPPAQPAYQQQEAPVQQQPMYQEQQQIPYAARPVQPVNVQQAQFASFDTDVISQSEARNLNMLLDIPLQVTVELGRTKRSVKEILELSSGSIIELDKLAGEPVDILVNSRLIAKGEVVVIDENFGVRITDVLSQAERLNNLR from the coding sequence ATGAGTGATGAAATGCTCTCCCAAGAAGAAATTGAAGCGTTATTAAGGGGCGAAACGTTGGAAGATAAAAACAGCGGCACTGAAGCTTCTACAAATGATGATATGAACGATATACGAGTAGAGGATTATCTCGATTCGTTTGCCCAAGATGCATTAGGTGAGGTAGGTAATATATCTTTTGGTAGCTCTGCCACAGCACTTTCAGCGTTATTAGGTCAAAAAGTAGATATTACTACCCCAAGTATTTCGATGATTAACCGCAATAAGTTAGAAGAGGAGTTTCCTCACCCTTATGTGGCAGTCCAAGTTGAATATACAATTGGCTTAACAGGTATGAATTTACTTGTTATTAAACAATCTGACGCAGCGATTATTGCTGATTTAATGTTAGGTGGAGATGGATTAAATCCGAAGCCAGATTTAGGTGAGATTCAGTTAAGCGCTGTTCAAGAGGCCATGAACCAAATGATGGGTTCAGCAGCCACGTCCATGTCGACTGTATTCAACAAAAAAGTAGATATATCTCCACCAACAATTGATTTGATGAATATTTCTCAAAATGAAGGACGAGAAAATATTCCAGAAGACGATTTGCTTGTAAAAGTATCCTTTAGATTACGTATTGGTAATTTAATTGATTCAAATTTAATGCAATTATTACCGCTTAAATTTAGTCAAAATATTGTTAAGTCACTTTTAGGAGAAACACAAACAATAGAAGAACCGGTAGCTGCAACGATTGCACCTGAAGCACCAGTAGCACCACAGCCAGTGCAACCACAAGCTCCTGCGACGCCACCACCAGCACAGCCAGCTTATCAACAGCAGGAGGCGCCAGTACAACAGCAACCAATGTATCAAGAGCAGCAACAGATCCCTTACGCAGCAAGACCTGTTCAGCCTGTCAATGTTCAACAAGCGCAGTTTGCTAGTTTTGATACGGATGTAATCTCGCAATCTGAAGCTAGAAATTTAAATATGCTACTTGATATTCCATTGCAAGTTACTGTAGAGTTAGGACGTACGAAACGTTCTGTAAAAGAGATATTAGAACTATCTAGTGGTTCGATTATTGAACTAGATAAATTAGCTGGTGAACCAGTTGATATTTTAGTAAATAGCCGTTTAATCGCTAAAGGTGAAGTCGTTGTTATTGATGAAAACTTCGGTGTCCGCATTACAGATGTTTTAAGTCAAGCAGAGCGTTTAAATAATTTAAGATAG
- a CDS encoding response regulator, which yields MSKRILIVDDAAFMRMMIKDILSKNGFEVVGEAADGLQAVEKYNELKPDLVTMDITMPEMDGIAALKAIKGSDPSATVIMCSAMGQQAMVIDAIQAGAKDFIVKPFQADRVIEAIQKALG from the coding sequence ATGTCTAAAAGAATTTTGATTGTAGACGACGCTGCATTTATGCGCATGATGATCAAGGATATTTTATCGAAAAATGGATTTGAAGTGGTTGGAGAGGCAGCCGATGGTTTACAAGCTGTCGAAAAGTACAATGAACTGAAGCCAGACTTAGTAACAATGGATATTACAATGCCTGAAATGGACGGCATTGCTGCTCTTAAAGCGATTAAGGGCTCTGATCCAAGTGCAACTGTAATCATGTGTTCAGCAATGGGACAACAAGCGATGGTAATCGATGCAATTCAGGCAGGTGCGAAAGACTTTATCGTCAAGCCTTTCCAAGCTGATCGTGTAATTGAAGCGATTCAAAAAGCTCTAGGATGA
- a CDS encoding flagellar biosynthetic protein FliO — protein sequence MLKSFRLTMIFAFLVSFLFLYPTPASVSAESNTGSVDDCINKTEACKEDIDPAAPQNTDVSAAGNISAWEYIKMVLALIFVVALFYGLMKFLNKRNLNFQRNQLVQNLGGLSLGAQKSVQLLQVGKTLYLVGVGEDVQLLREITDPEEVATLLALYNERQELAASSPYIAEVFSKLKRKNIGSSSTEQGKDSFGELFEKKISEIKQERSEELERWKQKENDDK from the coding sequence ATGTTAAAATCATTTCGTCTAACGATGATTTTCGCATTTCTTGTATCCTTCCTGTTTTTGTACCCTACACCTGCTTCTGTATCTGCTGAATCTAACACAGGAAGTGTTGATGATTGCATCAATAAAACAGAAGCATGTAAAGAAGATATAGATCCAGCTGCTCCACAAAATACAGATGTATCAGCGGCTGGAAATATATCTGCATGGGAATACATAAAAATGGTTTTGGCGCTTATTTTTGTTGTAGCTTTATTTTATGGGCTAATGAAGTTTTTAAATAAAAGAAATTTAAACTTTCAACGTAATCAATTGGTACAAAATTTAGGCGGTTTATCGTTAGGTGCACAAAAGTCAGTGCAGTTATTACAAGTAGGGAAAACACTCTATTTAGTAGGGGTCGGTGAGGATGTTCAACTGTTACGTGAAATTACTGATCCTGAAGAAGTCGCAACACTTTTAGCACTCTATAATGAACGACAAGAACTTGCAGCATCATCACCGTATATTGCAGAAGTATTTTCAAAGCTTAAGAGAAAAAATATTGGGAGCTCATCCACAGAGCAAGGGAAAGATTCATTTGGTGAGCTATTTGAAAAAAAGATATCCGAAATTAAACAGGAGCGTAGTGAAGAACTGGAGAGATGGAAGCAAAAGGAGAATGATGATAAATGA
- the fliP gene encoding flagellar type III secretion system pore protein FliP (The bacterial flagellar biogenesis protein FliP forms a type III secretion system (T3SS)-type pore required for flagellar assembly.), producing MNDAISILSNSDPTNVSNAVKLLLLLTVLSLAPSILILMTSFTRIVIVLSFVRTALATQQMPPNQVIVGLSLFLTFFIMAPTFQEVNKEALQPLFSEEIGLEEAYDRASVPFKEFMSKHTRQKDLDLFLTYNQAEKPASVEEIPLTMLVPAFALSEIKTAFQIGFMIFIPFLVIDMIVASTLMSMGMMMLPPVMISLPFKILLFVLVDGWYLVMKSLLQSF from the coding sequence ATGAATGATGCAATCAGTATTTTGTCCAACAGCGACCCGACAAATGTCTCCAATGCTGTGAAGCTCCTTTTACTGTTAACGGTTCTCTCACTGGCACCAAGTATATTAATTTTGATGACTTCGTTTACACGAATTGTTATTGTTTTATCATTTGTTCGAACGGCGTTGGCGACACAGCAAATGCCGCCAAACCAAGTCATTGTTGGTCTTTCTTTATTTTTAACTTTCTTTATCATGGCTCCGACGTTCCAAGAGGTTAACAAAGAGGCATTGCAGCCCTTATTTTCTGAAGAAATCGGACTTGAGGAAGCTTATGATCGTGCCAGTGTGCCTTTTAAGGAATTTATGAGTAAACATACAAGGCAAAAGGATCTTGACTTATTTTTAACATACAATCAAGCAGAAAAACCAGCATCAGTGGAAGAAATTCCGCTAACTATGCTTGTTCCTGCATTTGCATTAAGTGAGATTAAAACCGCTTTTCAAATTGGTTTTATGATTTTTATTCCATTCCTAGTTATCGATATGATAGTTGCAAGTACGCTCATGTCGATGGGGATGATGATGTTACCGCCAGTTATGATTTCATTACCGTTTAAGATTTTATTATTTGTTCTCGTTGATGGCTGGTATCTCGTGATGAAATCATTACTACAAAGTTTTTAG
- the fliQ gene encoding flagellar biosynthesis protein FliQ, which produces MTGELVISIAERAIMIILLTSGPLLLVALITGLAVSIFQATTSIQEQTLAFVPKIIAVLVAIVFFGPWMLSQVTSYARDIFENLTRYIG; this is translated from the coding sequence ATGACAGGTGAATTGGTTATTTCAATTGCAGAGCGTGCCATTATGATTATCCTTCTAACAAGCGGTCCGCTACTATTAGTTGCTTTAATCACTGGTTTAGCGGTTAGTATTTTTCAGGCAACAACTTCGATTCAAGAGCAAACATTAGCATTTGTTCCAAAAATTATCGCTGTATTAGTAGCCATAGTTTTTTTCGGACCATGGATGTTATCCCAGGTGACAAGCTATGCGAGAGATATTTTTGAGAATTTAACGCGTTATATAGGGTGA
- the fliR gene encoding flagellar biosynthetic protein FliR: MNELIPHFTVFLLVLVRVSAFFVTVPFFSYRTIPSQVKITLALVLAWMMYYTIDVEPFAFNGDYILLVMKEALIGLLLGLVGYIIMSAIQIAGSFIDFQMGFAIANIIDPQTGAQSPLIGQFFNMLAMLLLLAINGHHMILDGIYYSYQFLPIDQGFPHFSSDNYITFIITTFTAVFAIAFQMAAPVVATLFLVDLSLGITAKTVPQLNIFVVGFAIKIGVSFLVLFTMMAVMIQVIQKLISIMIYAMRDFMAILGGG, from the coding sequence ATGAATGAATTAATTCCGCACTTCACGGTTTTCTTGTTAGTACTTGTACGTGTATCGGCATTTTTTGTTACGGTTCCTTTCTTCTCGTACAGAACGATTCCGTCACAAGTCAAAATAACTCTCGCACTCGTTTTAGCTTGGATGATGTATTATACGATAGACGTTGAGCCATTTGCCTTTAATGGTGATTACATACTGTTAGTGATGAAAGAAGCCCTCATTGGACTGTTACTCGGACTTGTTGGCTATATCATCATGTCGGCAATTCAAATAGCCGGAAGCTTTATTGATTTTCAAATGGGGTTTGCTATCGCCAATATTATTGACCCGCAAACGGGGGCACAAAGTCCTTTAATTGGGCAATTTTTTAATATGTTAGCAATGCTCTTACTATTAGCGATTAATGGACATCATATGATTCTTGATGGCATCTATTATAGTTATCAATTTTTACCAATAGACCAAGGATTTCCTCATTTCTCGAGTGACAATTATATTACATTTATTATTACAACATTTACGGCTGTTTTTGCCATTGCCTTTCAAATGGCTGCACCTGTAGTCGCAACATTGTTTTTAGTTGATTTATCGCTCGGTATTACCGCTAAAACAGTCCCACAGTTAAACATTTTTGTAGTCGGCTTTGCTATTAAAATTGGTGTTAGTTTTTTAGTGTTATTTACAATGATGGCTGTTATGATTCAGGTTATCCAAAAGTTGATTAGTATCATGATCTATGCAATGCGAGATTTTATGGCAATTTTAGGTGGTGGGTAA